From Actinopolyspora lacussalsi, a single genomic window includes:
- a CDS encoding quercetin dioxygenase-like cupin family protein (product_source=COG1917; cog=COG1917; superfamily=51182), whose amino-acid sequence MQSLVSMSFADPTEIREFPHGRLELFDLHGSAVGRFVLEPGWHWSRDVAPLVGTETCQQRHVAYLLTGNLHVAMNDGSYGVVKAGEVVHIEPGHDAWTVGEDTVTILDFADVATYAVDTAALRAAH is encoded by the coding sequence ATGCAATCACTGGTATCGATGTCGTTCGCGGATCCCACCGAGATCCGCGAGTTCCCGCACGGCAGGCTGGAACTGTTCGACCTGCACGGTTCCGCCGTCGGGAGGTTCGTACTCGAACCCGGCTGGCACTGGTCGCGGGACGTGGCACCACTGGTTGGCACCGAGACCTGTCAGCAACGCCATGTGGCCTACCTGCTCACCGGAAACCTGCACGTGGCCATGAACGACGGTTCCTACGGCGTGGTCAAGGCGGGCGAGGTGGTCCACATCGAACCGGGTCACGACGCCTGGACCGTGGGCGAGGACACCGTCACGATCCTGGACTTCGCCGATGTCGCCACCTACGCCGTGGATACGGCGGCGCTGCGAGCGGCGCACTGA
- a CDS encoding hypothetical protein (product_source=Hypo-rule applied; cleavage_site_network=SignalP-noTM; pfam=PF10969), protein MRRGLTALLMLAPLLLAGCSVPDEPGVTFYSHGESVRVPPVQYCERLARQCGEPDPEAAGELPMPAGYPLQISVPDEVASAPWQVVFTYLSDSGERLQGRSGVMSGEDEQHAYTLRLPEDGARLDQVEVQRYGTVSVNQTGQLQFVIGGTWLVGNSREQEPVTS, encoded by the coding sequence GTGCGCCGAGGACTGACAGCACTGCTCATGCTGGCCCCCCTGTTACTGGCGGGCTGTTCCGTACCGGACGAACCGGGCGTGACGTTCTACTCGCACGGCGAGTCCGTACGCGTCCCGCCGGTGCAGTACTGCGAACGACTCGCCAGGCAGTGCGGCGAGCCGGACCCGGAAGCCGCCGGTGAACTGCCGATGCCCGCCGGCTATCCGCTGCAGATCTCGGTTCCCGACGAGGTCGCGTCCGCGCCGTGGCAGGTGGTGTTCACCTACCTGAGTGACTCCGGTGAGCGGCTGCAAGGCCGCAGCGGCGTGATGAGCGGCGAGGACGAGCAACACGCGTACACCCTCCGGCTGCCCGAGGACGGGGCACGGCTGGACCAGGTGGAGGTGCAGCGGTACGGCACGGTGAGTGTCAACCAGACCGGTCAGCTGCAGTTCGTCATCGGCGGAACCTGGTTGGTGGGTAACTCACGAGAGCAGGAACCGGTGACGAGCTGA
- a CDS encoding cytoskeletal protein RodZ (product_source=COG1426; cog=COG1426; pfam=PF05423; superfamily=103436; transmembrane_helix_parts=Inside_1_12,TMhelix_13_30,Outside_31_33,TMhelix_34_56,Inside_57_68,TMhelix_69_91,Outside_92_226), whose product MYQQPGQAAPKNGMGITALVLAIVGILLAWIPVIGFFGFILGALAIIFGIIGVVRGHKGTATNLVMSYIGLALGVVAFIVSIVVFVSLTIAVDNQINEMNSGPEQSLQEQPTPASSTSSDEQGQSSGDGQDAAGSGKVIYEVTGSGGASSITYGKGTQTSQQTNAELPWSKETGEADSVQFYSLSAQNGQSGGDITCKITVDGEVLAENTSNGQYAVVTCNGNTGF is encoded by the coding sequence ATGTATCAGCAGCCGGGACAGGCTGCCCCGAAGAACGGCATGGGGATCACCGCCCTGGTGCTGGCGATAGTCGGAATCCTGCTGGCGTGGATCCCGGTTATCGGTTTCTTCGGTTTCATCCTGGGGGCACTGGCGATCATCTTCGGGATCATCGGCGTGGTGCGCGGTCACAAGGGCACGGCCACCAACCTGGTGATGAGCTACATCGGGCTGGCACTGGGAGTGGTCGCGTTCATCGTTTCGATCGTCGTCTTCGTGAGCCTCACCATCGCGGTCGACAACCAAATCAACGAGATGAACAGCGGCCCGGAACAGAGCCTTCAGGAGCAGCCGACACCCGCATCGAGCACGAGCTCTGACGAGCAGGGGCAATCCTCCGGCGACGGTCAGGACGCCGCCGGCTCGGGCAAGGTGATCTACGAGGTCACGGGCTCGGGAGGCGCGAGCTCGATCACCTACGGCAAGGGCACCCAGACGAGCCAGCAGACCAACGCCGAACTGCCCTGGAGCAAGGAGACCGGGGAAGCCGACAGCGTGCAGTTCTACTCGCTGTCCGCGCAGAACGGGCAGAGCGGCGGCGACATCACCTGCAAGATCACCGTCGACGGCGAGGTCCTGGCCGAGAACACCAGCAACGGTCAGTACGCGGTGGTCACCTGCAACGGCAACACCGGATTCTGA
- a CDS encoding hypothetical protein (product_source=Hypo-rule applied) — MFSGRIDVRMTSLHRVPNRASALAASPVRAVAVTPRLDVGRPESSERHRLAVVPSGERLGEVVRKPSRPSRTAVRTGHSARAGSIAALVERASAEPLVAVAPSEPLIAVR; from the coding sequence ATGTTCTCCGGTCGGATCGACGTCCGGATGACGTCTCTGCACCGGGTGCCGAACCGCGCTTCCGCCCTGGCCGCTTCTCCCGTGCGTGCTGTCGCAGTGACTCCCCGCCTCGACGTGGGCCGCCCGGAATCGTCCGAGCGGCATCGGCTCGCGGTGGTTCCGTCCGGTGAGCGCCTCGGCGAGGTCGTGCGGAAGCCGTCGCGGCCGTCCCGAACCGCCGTGCGGACCGGTCACTCCGCTCGTGCCGGTTCGATCGCGGCGCTCGTCGAACGTGCTTCTGCGGAGCCGCTCGTCGCGGTGGCCCCGTCCGAGCCCCTGATCGCCGTCCGGTGA
- a CDS encoding CspA family cold shock protein (product_source=KO:K03704; cath_funfam=2.40.50.140; cog=COG1278; ko=KO:K03704; pfam=PF00313; smart=SM00357; superfamily=50249) gives MRTVPTGRVKWYDANKGFGFVTQDGGEDVYVRASALPSGVEALKTGQRVDFDLAQGRRGPQALRVQLLDPPPSVVEARRRPADELHGMVDDMIKLLEASVLPELDKGRYPDKKVAKRVGGVVRAVARELDPGGS, from the coding sequence GTGAGGACTGTGCCGACCGGCAGGGTCAAGTGGTACGACGCGAACAAGGGCTTCGGCTTCGTGACCCAGGACGGTGGGGAGGACGTGTACGTGCGGGCCTCCGCGCTGCCGTCCGGGGTAGAGGCGCTCAAGACGGGGCAACGGGTCGACTTCGACCTGGCCCAGGGCCGCCGCGGTCCCCAGGCGCTCCGGGTGCAACTGCTCGATCCGCCCCCATCGGTGGTGGAAGCCCGTCGACGCCCTGCCGACGAGTTGCACGGCATGGTCGACGACATGATCAAGCTTCTCGAAGCCAGTGTGCTGCCCGAGCTCGACAAGGGGCGTTACCCGGACAAAAAGGTGGCCAAGCGGGTCGGTGGGGTCGTGCGTGCCGTGGCCCGCGAACTCGATCCGGGCGGCTCCTGA
- a CDS encoding ABC-type Co2+ transport system permease subunit (product_source=COG0310; cog=COG0310; pfam=PF10745; superfamily=81321; transmembrane_helix_parts=Outside_1_28,TMhelix_29_51,Inside_52_57,TMhelix_58_80,Outside_81_100) yields the protein MAADDNDAPTGPPQMRPVPPLPAKLAGPTPVVITGTLCWLVAAVVFGMLGWTSSGVDVRFWTCVTGGALGVLGYCVFHWQRSASRRGSRGSWQGLAGLDG from the coding sequence GTGGCAGCGGACGACAACGACGCTCCCACCGGACCGCCACAGATGCGCCCGGTCCCTCCGCTGCCGGCCAAACTCGCCGGTCCGACTCCGGTCGTGATCACCGGCACGCTGTGCTGGCTGGTGGCCGCCGTGGTGTTCGGCATGCTCGGCTGGACGAGCTCGGGGGTCGACGTACGGTTCTGGACCTGTGTGACCGGTGGTGCGCTGGGAGTGCTCGGCTACTGTGTCTTTCACTGGCAGCGTTCGGCATCACGGCGCGGGTCCCGCGGTTCCTGGCAGGGACTCGCCGGGCTCGACGGCTGA
- a CDS encoding ABC-type multidrug transport system permease subunit (product_source=COG0842; cog=COG0842; superfamily=103473; transmembrane_helix_parts=Inside_1_6,TMhelix_7_29,Outside_30_38,TMhelix_39_61,Inside_62_72), which produces MTAPARGVVIPVAVGMFCAGLVVILVIFGLWTAGYGDLPWWLNACAMLCPLGLGIALVSLLVRGARRSLTRN; this is translated from the coding sequence ATGACAGCACCCGCACGCGGCGTCGTGATACCGGTGGCAGTGGGGATGTTCTGTGCCGGACTGGTCGTCATCCTGGTGATCTTCGGGCTCTGGACCGCAGGCTACGGCGACCTGCCCTGGTGGCTCAACGCGTGCGCGATGCTGTGTCCGCTGGGCCTGGGGATCGCGCTGGTCTCGCTGTTGGTGCGGGGTGCACGGAGATCCTTGACGCGAAACTGA
- a CDS encoding DNA-binding MarR family transcriptional regulator (product_source=COG1846; cath_funfam=1.10.10.10; cog=COG1846; pfam=PF01047; smart=SM00347; superfamily=46785) has product MSETAERERTLASRLRIAIVRLNRRLRAQTESSVTLSQMSALACLWRNGPLAPRELAAHEGVQPPSMTRVIAALEDLGLVYRRQHPTDGRQAIVELTEAGDQRMEQEVSVREQWLDLRLAELTDQERDTLSSAARILERMAR; this is encoded by the coding sequence GTGTCTGAAACGGCTGAACGCGAGCGCACTCTGGCGAGCAGACTGCGTATCGCCATCGTTCGCCTGAACCGCCGGTTGCGTGCGCAGACCGAATCCAGCGTTACGCTCTCCCAGATGTCGGCGCTGGCCTGCCTGTGGCGGAACGGGCCGCTGGCACCCAGGGAGCTGGCCGCCCACGAGGGGGTGCAGCCTCCCTCCATGACCAGGGTCATCGCCGCGCTGGAGGATCTCGGTCTCGTGTACCGACGTCAGCACCCCACCGACGGTCGCCAGGCCATCGTGGAGCTGACCGAGGCGGGCGACCAGCGCATGGAGCAGGAGGTCTCCGTGCGGGAGCAGTGGCTCGATCTGCGTCTGGCGGAGCTCACGGACCAGGAGCGCGACACGCTCTCCAGCGCGGCGCGCATCCTCGAGCGGATGGCCCGATGA
- a CDS encoding hypothetical protein (product_source=Hypo-rule applied), with product MVDSGDWKIRGNVHRDAKVFREALEDEDRTAFEREFRGALWEVAQDFDTSHIDEVLLRWWGNAVNAAQPITDEERDAIERAERGDFSKVWQHDTDGTSWQRYENGVLWRRGEHGVHRETDSGLRVDG from the coding sequence GTGGTCGACAGCGGCGATTGGAAGATCCGGGGCAACGTGCACCGCGATGCCAAGGTATTCCGGGAAGCCCTCGAAGACGAGGACCGCACAGCGTTCGAACGGGAATTCCGGGGCGCACTGTGGGAAGTCGCCCAGGACTTCGACACCTCCCACATCGACGAAGTCCTCCTTCGCTGGTGGGGAAACGCCGTGAACGCGGCCCAACCGATCACCGACGAAGAGCGGGACGCCATCGAACGCGCCGAACGTGGCGACTTCTCCAAGGTCTGGCAGCACGACACGGACGGCACGTCGTGGCAACGATACGAGAACGGCGTTCTCTGGCGCAGGGGCGAGCACGGCGTTCACCGGGAAACCGATTCGGGACTGCGGGTGGACGGCTGA
- a CDS encoding ribonucleoside-diphosphate reductase beta chain (product_source=KO:K00526; cath_funfam=1.10.620.20; cog=COG0208; ko=KO:K00526; pfam=PF00268; superfamily=47240) — MSSTAPDRSPAQRTDFHSLRAGGVNWDALPLRLFDKGNAKFWNPAEIDFSRDAADFRELTEQEQQGVALLCAQFIAGEEAVTEDLQPFISAMGTEGRFADEIYLTQFAFEESKHTQGFRLWLDAVGLTEDLHPYVAENPGYRAIFYEALPESLNSLHRDPSPANQVRASVTYNHIVEGTLALTGYYAWNKICRERDILPGMRELIRRIGDDERRHMAWGTFTCRRHVAADERNWELVQQRMDELLPHAVEQIQWRPDWAGDQEPFGLDLDELSAYASDRAGRRLGAISAARGADVASIDVDAAPERLEERFGEEDAAELERIDRGETNGS; from the coding sequence ATGAGCAGCACCGCACCGGACCGAAGCCCGGCACAGCGCACCGACTTCCACTCGCTGCGCGCGGGCGGCGTCAACTGGGACGCGTTACCGCTGCGGCTGTTCGACAAGGGCAACGCGAAGTTCTGGAACCCGGCCGAGATCGACTTCAGTCGCGACGCCGCCGACTTCCGGGAGCTCACCGAGCAGGAGCAGCAGGGGGTCGCGCTGCTCTGCGCCCAGTTCATCGCCGGCGAGGAGGCGGTCACCGAGGATCTGCAGCCGTTCATCTCGGCGATGGGCACCGAGGGGCGGTTCGCCGACGAGATCTACCTCACGCAGTTCGCCTTCGAGGAGAGCAAGCACACCCAGGGGTTCAGGCTCTGGCTGGACGCCGTCGGCCTGACCGAGGACCTGCACCCGTACGTGGCGGAGAACCCGGGTTACCGCGCGATCTTCTACGAGGCGCTGCCCGAGTCGCTGAACTCGCTGCATCGGGATCCGAGCCCGGCCAACCAGGTGCGCGCATCGGTGACCTACAACCACATCGTGGAGGGGACGCTGGCGCTGACCGGCTACTACGCGTGGAACAAGATCTGCCGGGAGCGCGACATCCTGCCCGGCATGCGGGAGCTGATCCGCCGGATCGGCGACGACGAGCGACGCCACATGGCCTGGGGGACGTTCACCTGTCGCCGACACGTGGCCGCCGACGAGCGCAACTGGGAACTCGTGCAACAGCGGATGGACGAGCTGCTGCCCCACGCGGTCGAGCAGATCCAGTGGCGGCCCGACTGGGCCGGCGACCAGGAACCGTTCGGCCTCGACCTCGACGAGCTCTCCGCGTACGCCTCCGACCGGGCGGGCAGGCGACTGGGCGCGATCTCGGCGGCGCGGGGTGCCGACGTGGCGAGCATCGACGTGGACGCCGCCCCGGAACGGCTGGAGGAGCGGTTCGGCGAGGAGGACGCCGCGGAGCTGGAGCGGATCGACCGGGGTGAGACGAACGGCTCGTGA
- a CDS encoding hypothetical protein (product_source=Hypo-rule applied; superfamily=53474,55874): MSDSADNVATDDSSDPFGTAALRAAVLDAWRGSPTRFREDANAEEDLRLGGYRDRLLVELAQNASDAARAAGTTGRLSVRLVDGELRVANTGKPLDGTGVSGLTALRASPKRAEPSVGRFGVGFAAVLAVTDAPRLATAAGGVEFSAARTRDEVAALAESSSETPAAVTELASRGGQVPVLRLGWPTGERPPEGFDTEVVLPLRSDIDGEKLLDDMAEQVVDLLLALPALHHVDIGDRHWSRTDSTDDGVVVHTPETTRNWLVERATGEWPESTLSGIGVEQREHSRWWICWAVELAGDGTVLPSRGDVLHAPTPTEERLSLPARLLAGVPVEPDRRRVSESPATRVVLERAAAAYPLLLSRLEPLERSALVPEPGFPLSDTDERLRRDVVERLTEADWLPAADGSMIAPHRATVLDPFAPELVELLAEVVPGLLRADLSESPHATALRSLGVHRMGAAEVVEAVTGLDRSAAWWRRLYEALLPIERADRTAREELTALPVPLADGRTVTGVRDLLLPGDGAEEAVAALAELDVTGLRIAAAEAVHPLLERLGAHHAGASELLDAPALVEAVHNSVADARAGADPMRLAEPVLRLVGETGHRDWLGALALQDSDGEVRRADELLLPDAALLEVLDPHAVGPDAPLQTVAGHVVERCSAERLRSVGVLDSFAVLVEEEPTSPHEGVADAEVWWRELERLRGDEWPPHRFVGVRDLDLVAEDSWPAALRLLTADPETARALREPDGYTPWWIARFAVLGGRSPRQWRLADAEQLAGLYDPVPDVGVDERTLRLVGVRAELTVHDTADAAELVARLADPERGVRAGLTLGAHRALAEAVACDRIDPGDVDPPRAVRSVSSAVVSADRAVVLDEPWLLGVFEPALVVAGGNSHEFDAESLAELLDLPLASEQGVVEILGQGVTQSWQDVARVPGACELLGVPVPHGEVELRDGLRVRTSEGEHRVHWWVDNAGAIYSERSSDGLARALAWAVDRWQDRFTLAALLADPDATTLLR, from the coding sequence TTGAGCGATTCAGCGGACAACGTGGCCACGGACGACTCGTCCGATCCGTTCGGCACGGCGGCGTTGCGCGCCGCCGTGCTGGATGCCTGGCGCGGCTCGCCCACCCGGTTCCGGGAGGACGCCAACGCGGAGGAGGACCTCCGGCTGGGCGGCTACCGGGACCGGCTGCTGGTCGAACTCGCCCAGAACGCCTCGGACGCGGCACGCGCGGCCGGGACGACCGGACGGTTGTCGGTCCGGCTCGTCGACGGCGAGCTCCGGGTGGCCAACACCGGGAAGCCGCTCGACGGAACGGGCGTCTCGGGACTGACGGCGTTGCGCGCCTCGCCCAAACGTGCCGAACCGTCCGTCGGCAGGTTCGGTGTGGGGTTCGCGGCGGTCCTGGCTGTCACCGACGCCCCCAGGCTGGCCACGGCCGCGGGTGGTGTGGAGTTCTCGGCCGCCCGGACCCGTGACGAGGTGGCGGCGCTGGCCGAGTCGAGTTCGGAGACGCCCGCCGCCGTGACGGAACTGGCCTCCCGCGGCGGTCAGGTGCCGGTCCTGCGGCTCGGTTGGCCGACCGGCGAGCGGCCCCCCGAAGGGTTCGACACCGAAGTCGTGCTGCCGTTGCGCTCCGACATCGATGGCGAGAAACTGCTGGACGACATGGCGGAGCAGGTGGTGGACCTGCTGCTGGCGCTGCCCGCCCTGCACCACGTCGACATCGGTGACCGGCACTGGTCCCGCACGGATTCCACCGACGACGGAGTAGTGGTGCACACCCCCGAAACCACCCGGAACTGGCTGGTCGAACGCGCGACCGGGGAGTGGCCGGAGTCCACGCTCAGCGGCATAGGGGTGGAGCAGCGCGAGCACTCGCGTTGGTGGATCTGCTGGGCGGTGGAGCTGGCCGGTGACGGTACCGTGCTGCCGTCGCGCGGCGACGTGCTGCACGCACCCACCCCAACCGAGGAACGGCTCTCGCTGCCCGCCCGGTTGTTGGCGGGCGTACCCGTGGAGCCGGACCGCAGGCGGGTATCGGAGTCACCCGCCACAAGGGTGGTGCTGGAACGGGCCGCCGCCGCTTACCCGCTGCTGCTCTCGCGGTTGGAACCGCTCGAACGGTCCGCGCTGGTCCCGGAACCCGGATTTCCGCTGTCGGACACCGACGAACGGTTGCGCCGCGACGTCGTCGAGCGGCTGACCGAGGCCGACTGGTTGCCCGCCGCCGACGGTTCGATGATCGCGCCACACCGCGCGACCGTGTTGGACCCGTTCGCCCCCGAACTGGTCGAACTGCTCGCCGAAGTGGTGCCGGGCCTGCTCAGGGCGGACCTTTCGGAGTCCCCGCACGCCACCGCGTTGCGTTCCCTGGGAGTGCACCGCATGGGAGCGGCCGAGGTCGTCGAAGCCGTGACCGGGCTCGACAGGTCCGCGGCATGGTGGCGGCGGTTGTACGAGGCGTTGCTGCCGATCGAGCGTGCCGACCGCACGGCCCGCGAGGAGCTCACCGCGCTGCCGGTTCCGTTGGCCGACGGTCGAACCGTGACCGGAGTGCGGGACCTGCTGCTGCCCGGCGACGGTGCGGAGGAAGCCGTGGCGGCACTGGCCGAACTGGACGTCACCGGGCTGCGGATCGCGGCGGCCGAGGCGGTGCATCCGCTGCTGGAACGTCTCGGCGCGCACCACGCGGGGGCTTCCGAACTACTGGACGCGCCCGCCCTGGTCGAGGCGGTGCACAACAGCGTGGCCGACGCACGGGCCGGAGCCGATCCCATGCGGCTGGCCGAGCCGGTGCTTCGGCTGGTGGGGGAGACGGGCCACCGCGACTGGCTGGGTGCGTTGGCGTTGCAGGACTCCGACGGTGAGGTACGCCGGGCCGACGAGCTGCTGTTGCCGGACGCGGCGCTGCTGGAAGTGCTCGATCCGCACGCCGTCGGCCCTGACGCGCCGTTGCAGACCGTCGCGGGGCACGTGGTCGAGCGGTGCTCGGCCGAGCGGCTCCGTTCCGTCGGGGTGCTGGACTCGTTCGCCGTGCTGGTCGAGGAGGAACCCACCTCACCCCACGAGGGAGTGGCCGACGCCGAGGTCTGGTGGCGAGAGTTGGAGCGCCTGCGCGGCGACGAGTGGCCGCCCCACCGGTTCGTCGGAGTGCGGGACCTGGATCTGGTCGCCGAGGACTCCTGGCCCGCGGCGCTGCGGCTGCTCACCGCCGACCCCGAAACCGCCCGCGCCCTGCGCGAGCCCGACGGCTACACCCCCTGGTGGATAGCCCGGTTCGCCGTGCTGGGTGGGCGTTCCCCCAGGCAATGGCGGCTCGCGGACGCCGAACAGCTCGCGGGGCTCTACGACCCGGTGCCCGATGTCGGTGTGGACGAACGAACCCTGCGGCTCGTGGGGGTACGTGCCGAACTGACGGTGCACGACACGGCGGATGCCGCCGAGCTGGTGGCTCGGCTCGCGGATCCGGAACGCGGGGTGCGCGCGGGACTGACGCTGGGTGCCCACCGCGCGTTGGCGGAGGCGGTGGCCTGCGACCGGATCGATCCGGGCGATGTCGACCCGCCACGAGCGGTGCGGTCGGTCAGCTCGGCGGTGGTCTCCGCTGATCGCGCGGTGGTGTTGGACGAGCCGTGGTTGCTGGGGGTCTTCGAACCGGCTCTGGTGGTGGCGGGCGGAAACTCGCACGAGTTCGACGCCGAGTCGCTCGCCGAGCTGCTCGATCTGCCGTTGGCTTCCGAGCAGGGGGTGGTCGAGATACTCGGGCAGGGCGTCACGCAGTCCTGGCAGGACGTGGCCAGGGTGCCGGGCGCCTGCGAACTGCTCGGGGTGCCCGTGCCCCACGGCGAGGTCGAACTGCGGGACGGTCTGCGGGTGCGTACCTCGGAAGGGGAGCACCGGGTGCACTGGTGGGTCGACAACGCCGGTGCGATCTACAGCGAGCGGAGCTCGGACGGATTGGCCCGGGCGCTGGCCTGGGCGGTCGATCGTTGGCAGGACCGGTTCACCCTGGCGGCGCTGCTGGCCGACCCGGACGCCACCACGCTGCTCCGTTGA
- a CDS encoding hypothetical protein (product_source=Hypo-rule applied; pfam=PF11228) gives MPAPISDVETASAPSTAAGGERRPDPKLAGAVETARSAAEEEAVIGTDPTGSPVLVMETNGEAVGEHVGVEYESEHAATHYFETTYRGYVGWRWAVTVATSGPDDPVTVSEVVLLPGPEALVAPEWLPWSERVRPGDLGAGDLLPSGQDDPRLAEGTLPGDDDPVTELAYEVGGGRQRVLSREGRLEAAERWESGEFGPDSETARLAPGPCGSCGFLLPLAGSMRAAFGVCANSVSPADGRVVHVEFGCGAHSEGEVDTSSTIPVAEVVYDDTSLDFESRDAK, from the coding sequence ATGCCTGCTCCGATCAGCGACGTCGAGACGGCGTCCGCGCCAAGCACCGCTGCCGGGGGCGAGCGGCGACCCGATCCGAAACTCGCCGGGGCGGTGGAGACCGCGCGTTCCGCCGCCGAGGAGGAGGCCGTAATCGGCACCGACCCCACCGGCTCGCCGGTCCTCGTCATGGAGACGAACGGCGAAGCCGTCGGGGAGCACGTCGGTGTCGAGTACGAGTCCGAGCACGCTGCCACTCACTACTTCGAGACGACGTATCGGGGCTACGTCGGTTGGCGCTGGGCGGTGACCGTGGCCACCTCCGGCCCCGACGACCCGGTGACGGTCAGCGAGGTGGTGTTACTGCCCGGGCCGGAGGCACTGGTGGCCCCGGAGTGGCTGCCGTGGAGCGAACGGGTCCGCCCCGGAGACCTGGGGGCGGGGGATCTGCTGCCCAGCGGGCAGGACGATCCCAGGCTCGCGGAGGGCACGTTGCCGGGGGACGACGATCCGGTGACGGAACTCGCCTACGAGGTGGGTGGCGGCAGGCAACGGGTGCTCAGCAGAGAGGGGCGACTCGAAGCGGCCGAACGCTGGGAGTCCGGTGAGTTCGGCCCCGACAGCGAGACCGCCCGGCTGGCACCCGGACCTTGCGGTAGTTGCGGCTTCCTCCTACCACTGGCCGGATCCATGCGAGCGGCTTTCGGGGTGTGTGCGAACTCGGTCTCGCCCGCCGACGGGCGTGTCGTACACGTCGAGTTCGGCTGCGGAGCTCATTCCGAGGGCGAAGTGGACACTTCCTCCACCATTCCGGTCGCGGAGGTCGTCTACGACGACACGTCCCTCGACTTCGAGTCCCGGGACGCGAAGTGA
- a CDS encoding glutaminyl-peptide cyclotransferase (product_source=KO:K00683; cog=COG3823; ko=KO:K00683; pfam=PF05096; superfamily=50969): MTTGRESARVRLPDRFFGEGITLTDDRVWQLTWKSGTAILRDIDDLREIRRVDYRGEGWGLCSFADRLVMSDGTDELTFRDPESFAERGSVSVRLGDEPVTELNELECVDGSVWANVWRTDTIVRIDPNTGRVTAVVDASGLLNSEQAEGAGVLNGIAATEEPRRFLLTGKNWPKMFRVRFVPVE, from the coding sequence TTGACAACCGGGCGCGAGTCGGCCCGGGTCCGGCTCCCGGATCGGTTCTTCGGCGAGGGCATCACCCTGACGGATGACCGCGTTTGGCAGCTGACCTGGAAGTCCGGAACGGCGATACTGCGCGACATTGACGACCTCCGTGAGATCCGTCGCGTCGATTACCGAGGAGAGGGATGGGGCCTGTGCTCCTTCGCGGACAGACTGGTGATGAGCGACGGCACGGACGAGCTGACCTTCCGTGATCCGGAATCGTTCGCCGAACGCGGCAGTGTGTCGGTGCGGCTGGGCGACGAGCCGGTGACGGAGCTGAACGAACTGGAGTGCGTGGACGGCTCGGTGTGGGCCAACGTCTGGCGCACGGACACGATAGTGCGCATCGACCCGAACACCGGCCGGGTGACCGCTGTGGTGGACGCGAGCGGCCTGCTCAACTCCGAGCAGGCCGAAGGGGCCGGGGTGCTCAACGGGATAGCCGCCACGGAGGAGCCGCGGAGGTTCCTGCTCACCGGGAAGAACTGGCCGAAGATGTTCCGGGTGCGCTTCGTGCCGGTGGAGTGA